TGCGAAGCGGTTCGCCGTGTTTCTTCTGACCTATGCCGATAAAGAACGCCGAAAGCATACCCTCACACTTGCTGTGCAAAAACAGATTATGCTGAATTGTAGTTGAGCCTTCCGGAGCGTCTATATGAATAGATACTACAGCCTTGTTGCAAGGCGGCAGTTTTTCGCCGCCCTCATATCTCGCACGCTCGAAGCCTGTTATCGTAAAGTCATAATCACCTGCGGGAAGAAGCGTAAAATCGCTTTCTTTCTCGATTACGTCGTCCCAGCCTAATTCTTTTTCAAATTCACTCATATGTTATTTCTCCTTTCGTTTATCAGAACGGGTAAGCCTCGTTCTCATAGTCTGTCTGCATTTCCGTTATCATTGCCTTTACCTGTTCCCATGCCCCGATAAGCACGCCCTCGATAAATTCCTTGGGATAGTCCTTTATCGGCATATCGGCAGGGAAATATCCCTTGCTTGCTACTGCCGCTCTTATCTGCTCTTCCGTTATGCTGTTTGCTGTCATAAGGTCCGCAAGAGCTTTGGGTATGCCTGAGCTTTCCTGTGTTATTGTTGGAGCAGGAGCCGACGTTACATTATCATTCGTGGCGGTTGTTGCGTTTTCTGCAGCTGCCACTTTTGCAACAGGTGCAGTCTGAACGGTAGCGACAGGCTGTGCGGCAACATTTCTTTCGATAATGTGCTTTATCTGCCCGTACTCCATCGGAATTTCTTCCGGCAAACCGTAACGATTCTTTGCGTCCCAGCAGGGATGATGTGATGTGTACATTATGCGTCTGCCGCCCTGTGCCTTATGCTTTTTGCCGTCCTTGTCAACCGCTACCGAAATAGTCTTGTAGTTTGCGAAAAGCACCATATCAGCCCATTCTTTAACAAGAGGAGATATAAGATTGGTTGTCTTCTTGCCGAGCTTCAGCTCCCAGCGGTCATAGCTTCCGAGCTCATCGGGCTGTTCAAACTTTCTGAGGATAGCGTGAGCCGTAAGTACAACGTTAACTCCGGCTTCGATAACATCTTCAAGCAGATTAAGGAACCTGCCGAACTCTTCCTTTTCGTATACATAGCCGTTGCCATAGCCAAAATCCTCGATACCCTTTTTGTCGTACTTATC
This window of the [Eubacterium] siraeum genome carries:
- a CDS encoding ATP-binding protein, whose amino-acid sequence is MSTTMNITKGRIETAKKVVIYGPEGIGKSTFASQFPDPLFIDTEGSTKEMDVARFDKPTSWELLKSQIEYVKLNKPCATLIIDTIDWAEQLCIKSICDKYDKKGIEDFGYGNGYVYEKEEFGRFLNLLEDVIEAGVNVVLTAHAILRKFEQPDELGSYDRWELKLGKKTTNLISPLVKEWADMVLFANYKTISVAVDKDGKKHKAQGGRRIMYTSHHPCWDAKNRYGLPEEIPMEYGQIKHIIERNVAAQPVATVQTAPVAKVAAAENATTATNDNVTSAPAPTITQESSGIPKALADLMTANSITEEQIRAAVASKGYFPADMPIKDYPKEFIEGVLIGAWEQVKAMITEMQTDYENEAYPF
- a CDS encoding DUF669 domain-containing protein, giving the protein MSEFEKELGWDDVIEKESDFTLLPAGDYDFTITGFERARYEGGEKLPPCNKAVVSIHIDAPEGSTTIQHNLFLHSKCEGMLSAFFIGIGQKKHGEPLRMNWNNVIGAKGRCKVYIDTWKNKNGEEMQSNRIKKFYEPSPAQTVSQAPASSQAGVFTPGKF